Genomic segment of Synechococcus sp. A18-25c:
GCCTTCATGTTGATCGAGATAGGCCGAGACCGTCCGGGGATCAGCACGCATTTCCATGCGGTCACTGAAGTGGCTGCGGTAGCAGCGCACCTGGGGATCTTGGTCCTGGCAGGAGCGCAGGGTATCGGCTGATGGTCTCGACAAGAGCAGCACGGATGGGAGTCCCTGGCGGGTCAGTCGCACAAGGTGAACCAATGTAAAGCGCTTGGGTTGTTAGTTTTCATCGCTGAGAGCAATCAAGCGTTGAATCACGTGTTCAACCACGCGATCGGGTGTGGAAGCGCCTGAAGTGATCCCCACGCTGATGGGGCCACTGGGCAAGAAATTGTGGTCGCGGGTCAGGTCTTCGCCCAACGGTTTGTGCTCAATGCTGTTGTCTTCGCCGATCCGTTCTGGCGTGTCGATATGGAAAGAGCGGATGCCCCGACTGATCGCAATCTCCTGCAGGTGGGTGGTGTTCGAGGAGTTGTAGCCGCCGATGACGACCATGAGGTCTAGGGGTTCATCCACAAGCGAGAACATGGCGTCTTGGCGCTCCTGCGTCGCATCGCAGATGGTGTTGAAGGCCAGGAAGTGTTCGTTCAGCTGGGTCGGGCCGAACTTGCTAAGCATGGTTCGTTCGAACAGCCTGCCGATTTCCTCGGTTTCTCGCTTGAGCATCGTCGTCTGGTTGGCCACACCCAATCGCTCCAAATCGCGATCGGGGTCAAACCCAGGCGAGCAGGCCTTGGAGAAGCGGGCCATGAAATTGGCGCGGTTGCCCTTCCCAACGATGTAGTCGGCAACGATTTGGGCTTCCTCTAAATCAAGAACCACCAAATAAGTCCCGGCAAATGAGCTGGTGGCCAGCGTTTCCTCATGCTTCACCTTGCCGTGAATGATGGAGGTGAAGGTGTGCTTCTTGTGTTTCTCGACGGTGTTCCACACCTTCGACACCCAAGGACAGGTGGTGTCGACAATGTGGCATCCCCGCTCGTTGAGCAACTGCATCTCCTGCACCGTGGCGCCGAAGGCGGGAAGGATTACCACGTCGCCGTTGGTGACGCCTGAGAAATCCTTGACGCCATCTTCAACAGGAATGAACTGAACGTTCATCTCGCGAAGATGATCATTCACCGAAGGGTTGTGGATGATCTCATTGGTGATCCACAGGCGCTCGCTGGGGTAGTGCTTGCGGGTTTCGTACGCCATGGCGACGGCGCGTTCAACGCCCCAGCAAAAGCCGAAGGCTTCGGCGAGGCGCACACTGAGGCGGCCATGGCTGAGTTTGTAGCCGTTTTCGCGGATGGACCCGATCAGACCGCTCTGATAGGCCTGTTCAAGGCTCCCAGCCACTTCTTCGGCACGCCCGAATCCGCGTC
This window contains:
- a CDS encoding 4-hydroxy-3-methylbut-2-enyl diphosphate reductase — its product is MDTHAFKRSLHHSDRYNRRGFGRAEEVAGSLEQAYQSGLIGSIRENGYKLSHGRLSVRLAEAFGFCWGVERAVAMAYETRKHYPSERLWITNEIIHNPSVNDHLREMNVQFIPVEDGVKDFSGVTNGDVVILPAFGATVQEMQLLNERGCHIVDTTCPWVSKVWNTVEKHKKHTFTSIIHGKVKHEETLATSSFAGTYLVVLDLEEAQIVADYIVGKGNRANFMARFSKACSPGFDPDRDLERLGVANQTTMLKRETEEIGRLFERTMLSKFGPTQLNEHFLAFNTICDATQERQDAMFSLVDEPLDLMVVIGGYNSSNTTHLQEIAISRGIRSFHIDTPERIGEDNSIEHKPLGEDLTRDHNFLPSGPISVGITSGASTPDRVVEHVIQRLIALSDEN